Proteins from one Streptomyces caniferus genomic window:
- a CDS encoding TetR/AcrR family transcriptional regulator, whose translation MAESERVPVERKRRRPTSSGVVLSADLIVDAACELIDAQGAQAFTVRKLGAALGADPSAVYRYFRNTEDLLLALADRLIGESMTGFTPTGDWAADLRDFGLRAYRSALRHPQIAVFSTVRVTGRPHEQHAVDTGIGLLLRAGFDEAAAVRHYHALVDTALGHAALDAGVLRLAPAQRAADEQAWQEGYADLPADEFPSLHRVREHLPLMGGSAVGPALDLLIAALRRAAGQPEA comes from the coding sequence GTGGCGGAGAGCGAACGCGTCCCGGTCGAGCGCAAGCGGCGCCGGCCGACCAGTTCAGGCGTGGTCCTGTCGGCCGACCTCATCGTCGACGCCGCCTGCGAACTGATCGACGCCCAGGGGGCGCAGGCCTTCACCGTGCGCAAACTCGGCGCGGCCCTCGGCGCCGATCCGTCCGCCGTCTACCGCTACTTCCGCAACACCGAGGATCTGCTGCTGGCGCTGGCCGACCGCCTCATCGGCGAGTCCATGACCGGCTTCACGCCCACCGGCGACTGGGCCGCCGACCTGCGCGACTTCGGTCTGCGGGCCTACCGCTCCGCGCTGCGCCACCCGCAGATCGCGGTGTTCAGCACCGTCCGGGTCACGGGCCGGCCCCATGAGCAGCACGCGGTCGACACGGGTATCGGTCTGCTGCTCCGGGCCGGGTTCGACGAGGCCGCCGCCGTCCGCCACTACCACGCACTCGTCGACACCGCTCTCGGCCATGCGGCCCTGGACGCCGGCGTCCTGCGGCTGGCTCCCGCCCAGCGCGCGGCGGACGAGCAGGCCTGGCAGGAGGGGTACGCCGACCTGCCCGCGGACGAGTTCCCCAGCCTGCACCGCGTGCGCGAGCACCTTCCGCTCATGGGGGGCTCGGCCGTCGGCCCCGCGCTCGATCTGCTCATCGCGGCCCTGCGGCGGGCGGCCGGGCAGCCGGAGGCGTGA
- a CDS encoding ROK family transcriptional regulator, producing the protein MAERPQRTVRDLRRANRTAVLERLYSDGPLSRQELVPATGLSSGSVSNVVAELAEDGLLEEAGVVESDGGRPRTLLRVAPASGCLIGVDVGETRVRVALFDLAMTELARSEHPLTHHGYDVHRIVRHVRDGVAAVLRESGTDPDRLLGVGIGVPGILERGGPRGAVVHGQTVGWDAVPLEELLRDAVALPAGVGFFLGNGAKALGQAEMWFGGGRGTEDAVIVLFGSGVGACIVTDGVIDGGARDSASEWGHLTVSVRGRRCRCGARGCLEAYAGAEALLERWQEAGGQPPAHADEETALTALIAAAHPPVGGTAADPVARAVLDETAEYLGAGISDLINLFGPERVLIGGWAGLQLGPYLLPAVRTYATAYSLAHPAGRVTIGLGTLGPDAVTVGAATLPLAEFFANGGRRAAPGRKPGERAAVQAGRRAPTGWARGG; encoded by the coding sequence ATGGCCGAGCGCCCCCAGCGGACCGTGCGTGACCTGCGGAGAGCCAATCGCACCGCGGTGCTGGAACGGCTGTATTCCGATGGTCCCCTGAGCCGGCAGGAACTCGTGCCCGCAACGGGCCTCAGTTCAGGCTCCGTCAGCAATGTGGTCGCCGAACTCGCCGAGGACGGGCTCCTGGAGGAGGCCGGGGTGGTCGAATCCGACGGTGGCCGGCCGCGCACCCTGCTCCGGGTCGCCCCGGCGAGCGGCTGCCTGATCGGTGTGGACGTCGGCGAAACCCGGGTCAGGGTCGCACTCTTCGACCTCGCGATGACCGAACTCGCCCGCTCTGAACACCCGTTGACGCACCACGGCTACGACGTGCACCGGATCGTCCGCCATGTCCGCGACGGCGTCGCCGCCGTGCTGCGGGAGAGCGGTACGGACCCCGACCGGCTGCTCGGTGTCGGCATCGGCGTCCCCGGCATCCTCGAACGGGGCGGGCCCCGCGGCGCGGTCGTCCACGGCCAGACCGTCGGCTGGGACGCCGTCCCCCTGGAGGAGCTGCTGCGCGACGCCGTCGCCCTCCCCGCCGGGGTGGGCTTCTTCCTCGGCAACGGCGCCAAGGCGCTGGGGCAGGCCGAGATGTGGTTCGGCGGCGGCCGGGGCACCGAGGACGCGGTCATCGTGCTCTTCGGCTCCGGTGTCGGCGCCTGCATCGTCACCGACGGCGTCATCGACGGCGGAGCACGGGACAGCGCGAGCGAATGGGGTCATCTGACGGTCAGTGTCCGCGGCCGGCGCTGCCGCTGCGGTGCCCGCGGCTGCCTGGAGGCGTACGCCGGGGCCGAGGCCCTGCTGGAGCGCTGGCAGGAGGCGGGCGGTCAACCACCGGCGCACGCCGACGAGGAGACGGCGCTCACGGCACTGATCGCCGCGGCCCACCCGCCGGTGGGCGGTACGGCAGCCGACCCGGTCGCGCGCGCCGTCCTGGACGAGACCGCGGAGTATCTGGGCGCCGGGATCTCCGACCTGATCAACCTCTTCGGCCCCGAACGCGTACTCATCGGGGGCTGGGCCGGCCTCCAGCTGGGCCCGTACCTCCTGCCCGCGGTCCGCACCTACGCCACCGCCTACTCCCTGGCGCACCCCGCCGGCCGGGTGACCATCGGCCTCGGCACGCTCGGTCCCGACGCCGTCACGGTCGGCGCGGCGACGCTGCCGCTGGCCGAATTCTTCGCCAACGGAGGGCGGCGCGCCGCACCGGGCCGCAAGCCGGGGGAGCGGGCGGCGGTGCAGGCAGGGCGCAGGGCGCCGACGGGGTGGGCGCGGGGCGGGTGA
- a CDS encoding ABC transporter substrate-binding protein gives MRILRAATVTATVTALAAVAAGCGGGTSPGGGSDDSPRTLTYWASNQGPNVEADKKILGPELKKFERRTGIKVELEVIPWPELLNRILTATTSGQGPDVLNIGNTWSASLQATGALLPWDKKNFDAIGGRGRFLAPALDATGAAGKDPAAVPLYSLAYALYYNKQMFKDAGISKPPATWDELVADGKRIAKDGTWGLGAEGGQLTNNIHQAFALGKQHGADFFDASGKPTFTSDGAVAAVKQYIDFMAKDKIIAPGNAEYGQNQSLRDFATGRTAMVLWQAAATTFAADGMKPDEWGVAPVPVPSGTPGTGRQTNSMLAGINIAVFKNTHNLHGAREFVKFMTSDGEQRLLNKTYGSIPPVTAAQQDPAFDRQDTKVLRDTLTHSATPLPQVVEESQFETSVGTAIKDLFADAAAGHPVTTASVKERLAKAEQQMAK, from the coding sequence ATGCGCATACTCCGAGCCGCGACCGTCACCGCCACCGTCACCGCGCTCGCCGCCGTGGCAGCCGGATGCGGGGGCGGGACGAGCCCCGGAGGGGGCAGCGACGACTCCCCCAGGACGCTGACGTACTGGGCGTCGAACCAGGGACCGAACGTCGAGGCGGACAAGAAGATCCTCGGTCCCGAGCTGAAGAAGTTCGAGCGGCGGACCGGGATCAAGGTCGAGCTGGAGGTCATCCCCTGGCCCGAACTGCTCAACCGGATCCTCACCGCCACCACGTCGGGCCAGGGCCCCGATGTCCTCAACATCGGCAACACCTGGTCCGCTTCGCTGCAGGCCACCGGTGCGCTGCTGCCCTGGGACAAGAAGAACTTCGACGCGATCGGCGGCCGCGGCCGCTTCCTGGCCCCGGCCCTCGACGCCACGGGCGCGGCGGGCAAGGACCCGGCCGCGGTGCCGCTGTACTCGCTGGCCTATGCGCTGTACTACAACAAGCAGATGTTCAAGGACGCCGGGATCAGCAAACCCCCGGCCACCTGGGACGAGTTGGTCGCGGACGGCAAACGCATCGCCAAGGACGGCACGTGGGGCCTGGGCGCCGAGGGCGGTCAGCTGACCAACAACATCCATCAGGCCTTCGCCCTCGGCAAGCAGCACGGCGCCGACTTCTTCGACGCCTCCGGCAAGCCCACCTTCACCTCGGACGGTGCGGTCGCAGCGGTCAAGCAGTACATCGATTTCATGGCCAAGGACAAGATCATCGCCCCCGGCAACGCCGAGTACGGGCAGAACCAGTCGCTGCGGGACTTCGCCACGGGCCGGACCGCGATGGTGCTGTGGCAAGCCGCGGCCACCACCTTCGCCGCCGACGGGATGAAGCCCGACGAATGGGGCGTCGCCCCGGTGCCCGTCCCGTCCGGCACCCCGGGCACCGGCCGGCAGACCAACTCCATGCTCGCCGGCATCAACATCGCCGTCTTCAAGAACACCCACAACCTCCACGGCGCGCGGGAGTTCGTGAAGTTCATGACGAGCGACGGCGAACAGCGACTGCTCAACAAGACCTACGGTTCCATCCCGCCCGTCACGGCCGCCCAGCAGGACCCCGCGTTCGACCGCCAGGACACCAAGGTGCTGCGCGACACGCTCACCCACAGCGCCACTCCGCTGCCGCAGGTCGTCGAGGAGTCGCAGTTCGAGACGTCCGTCGGCACCGCGATCAAGGACCTGTTCGCCGACGCGGCCGCCGGTCACCCGGTGACGACCGCCTCGGTCAAGGAGCGCCTGGCCAAGGCCGAGCAGCAGATGGCGAAATGA
- a CDS encoding carbohydrate ABC transporter permease, with amino-acid sequence MRVLAGLRRAGLPYLLLLPALLLELLVHLVPMVIGIVMSFKDLTRLHIGDWGTAPWKALGNYRVTVDFDAPVGATLLHSFFVTCAFSVLTVGLCWLLGTTAAIFLQENFRGRGLLRAVFLTPYALPVYAAVITWAFMFQRDNGLVNHVLHDQLHLTDGRPFWLLGDHSFLALLVVSVWKTWPFAFLVVMAGLQNIPKDLYEAAALDGAGLVRQIRRITLPALRPINQVLVLVLFLWSFNDFNTPYVLFGKAAPEAADLLSLHIYQSSFVTWNFGTGSAMSVLLLLFLLVVTAGYLLATSRGRKHADG; translated from the coding sequence ATGAGGGTCCTCGCCGGGCTGCGCCGGGCCGGCCTGCCCTATCTGCTGCTGCTCCCCGCGCTGCTGCTGGAACTGCTGGTCCACCTCGTCCCGATGGTCATCGGCATCGTGATGAGCTTCAAGGACCTGACCCGGCTCCATATCGGCGACTGGGGAACCGCCCCCTGGAAGGCGCTGGGCAACTACCGCGTCACCGTGGACTTCGACGCCCCGGTCGGCGCCACGCTGCTGCACTCGTTCTTCGTCACCTGCGCGTTCAGCGTCCTCACGGTCGGCCTGTGCTGGCTCCTGGGCACCACGGCCGCGATCTTCCTGCAGGAGAACTTCCGGGGCCGCGGTCTGCTGCGGGCCGTCTTCCTCACGCCGTACGCGCTGCCGGTCTACGCCGCGGTGATCACCTGGGCCTTCATGTTCCAGAGGGACAACGGCCTGGTCAATCATGTGCTCCACGACCAACTACACCTCACCGACGGCCGCCCCTTCTGGCTGCTGGGCGACCACAGCTTCCTCGCGCTGCTGGTGGTCTCCGTCTGGAAGACCTGGCCGTTCGCCTTCCTCGTGGTGATGGCCGGTCTGCAGAACATCCCCAAGGACCTCTACGAGGCGGCGGCGCTCGACGGAGCGGGCCTCGTCCGGCAGATCCGCCGGATCACCCTGCCCGCCCTGCGGCCCATCAACCAGGTGCTGGTGCTGGTGCTCTTCCTGTGGTCGTTCAACGACTTCAACACGCCCTATGTGCTGTTCGGCAAGGCCGCTCCGGAGGCCGCCGATCTGCTCTCCCTCCACATCTACCAGTCCTCGTTCGTCACCTGGAACTTCGGTACCGGCTCGGCCATGTCCGTCCTGCTGCTGCTCTTCCTGCTGGTGGTGACGGCCGGCTATCTCCTGGCCACCTCGCGCGGAAGGAAGCATGCCGATGGCTAG
- a CDS encoding DUF6400 family protein, whose product MNDRNTSDHQIFELDLAAHEAQRRTEVLAALGDGWDPVAVMEGEDEAYRLLYSGLDAEQQATYDMLVAAEVLPGPGQA is encoded by the coding sequence ATGAACGACCGCAACACCTCTGACCACCAGATATTCGAGCTGGACCTCGCCGCTCACGAAGCCCAGCGACGGACCGAGGTCCTCGCGGCGCTGGGTGACGGCTGGGACCCCGTCGCGGTGATGGAAGGCGAGGACGAGGCCTACCGGCTCCTCTACTCGGGCCTGGACGCGGAGCAGCAGGCCACCTACGACATGCTGGTCGCCGCCGAGGTGCTGCCGGGCCCCGGGCAGGCCTGA
- a CDS encoding amidohydrolase, which translates to MDLSTTVTPGPAPDSAAHGATGDGPADLVFVSGPVHTVDAARTRASAVAVRGDRIIAVGHDAQVQDLIGPATDVVDLRGKLLVPGFQDAHVHPVSGGLELALCDLSAAVTAEAYRELISSYAAAHPEAAWITGGGWSLEAFPGGMPTREFLDALVPDRPVFLVNRDHHGAWANSCALERAGVTSRTPDPADGRIERDADGRPTGMLQEGAMQLVADLVPEATLAEQTAGLLRAQRLLHGYGVTAWQDAMLGRGPGTADSIPAYEAVRRDGKLTARVTGALWWDRSRGVEQIPGLIARREELTGGRLQATSVKIMQDGIAENHTAAMLTPYLTACGCSSDNSGISFIDPEDLRTYVTLLDAEGFQVHFHALGDRAVREALDAVEAARRTNGRRDTRPHLAHLQVVHPDDVPRFRRLGATANIQALWAAHEPQMDELTIPFLGPQRAARQYPFGDLLRSGATLAAGSDWPVSSPDPIAALHVAVNRREPDCPASTPVFLPEQRIDLGSALAAYTAGSAYANHLDDTGTIQPGKLADLVVLDRDPFDGPDEEIAATRVLQTFVGGSRVYAADDA; encoded by the coding sequence ATGGATCTCAGCACCACCGTGACCCCCGGGCCCGCCCCGGACTCCGCCGCCCACGGCGCCACCGGTGACGGCCCCGCCGACCTCGTCTTCGTCTCCGGCCCCGTGCACACCGTCGACGCCGCGCGCACCCGGGCGAGCGCGGTGGCGGTACGCGGGGACCGCATCATCGCCGTCGGGCACGACGCGCAGGTCCAGGACCTGATCGGGCCCGCCACGGACGTCGTCGATCTGCGCGGCAAGCTGCTCGTCCCCGGATTCCAGGACGCGCACGTCCATCCGGTCAGCGGCGGGCTGGAGTTGGCGCTGTGCGATCTGAGCGCGGCCGTCACCGCCGAGGCGTACCGCGAACTGATCAGCTCGTACGCTGCGGCGCACCCCGAGGCGGCGTGGATCACGGGCGGCGGCTGGTCCCTGGAGGCGTTCCCCGGCGGCATGCCGACCCGGGAGTTCCTGGACGCCCTCGTCCCCGACCGCCCGGTGTTCCTCGTCAACCGCGATCACCACGGCGCCTGGGCCAACTCCTGCGCCCTGGAACGGGCCGGGGTCACCTCCCGTACCCCGGATCCGGCCGACGGCCGTATCGAGCGGGACGCCGACGGCCGCCCGACCGGCATGCTGCAGGAGGGCGCCATGCAGCTGGTGGCCGATCTGGTCCCGGAGGCCACGCTCGCCGAGCAGACCGCGGGCCTGCTCAGGGCGCAGCGGCTGCTCCACGGGTACGGGGTGACCGCCTGGCAGGACGCGATGCTGGGCCGCGGCCCCGGAACGGCCGACTCCATCCCCGCGTATGAGGCCGTCCGGCGTGACGGAAAGCTCACCGCGCGGGTCACCGGCGCCCTGTGGTGGGACCGGTCCCGCGGGGTCGAGCAGATCCCCGGACTCATCGCCCGTCGGGAGGAGTTGACGGGCGGGCGGCTGCAGGCCACCAGCGTCAAGATCATGCAGGACGGCATCGCCGAGAACCACACGGCCGCCATGCTCACCCCCTACCTCACCGCCTGCGGCTGCTCCTCCGACAACAGCGGCATCTCGTTCATCGACCCCGAGGACCTGCGGACCTACGTGACCCTGCTGGACGCGGAGGGCTTCCAGGTGCACTTCCACGCCCTGGGCGACCGGGCCGTACGCGAGGCGCTGGACGCGGTCGAGGCGGCCCGGCGGACGAACGGCCGGCGCGACACCCGGCCGCACCTCGCCCATCTCCAGGTGGTCCACCCCGACGATGTGCCGCGCTTCCGCAGGCTCGGCGCGACGGCGAACATCCAGGCGCTCTGGGCGGCCCATGAGCCGCAGATGGACGAGCTGACCATTCCCTTCCTGGGTCCCCAACGGGCGGCCCGGCAGTACCCGTTCGGCGACCTGCTGCGCTCGGGCGCCACCCTCGCGGCGGGCAGCGACTGGCCGGTCAGCTCCCCCGACCCGATCGCCGCGCTGCATGTCGCGGTCAACCGCCGGGAGCCCGACTGCCCGGCCTCGACGCCGGTCTTCCTCCCCGAGCAACGCATCGACCTGGGCTCGGCGCTGGCCGCCTATACGGCCGGCAGCGCCTACGCCAACCATCTCGACGACACCGGCACCATCCAGCCGGGAAAGCTGGCCGACCTGGTCGTCCTCGACCGTGATCCCTTCGACGGGCCCGACGAGGAGATCGCCGCGACCCGCGTGCTGCAGACGTTCGTCGGGGGGAGCCGGGTGTACGCGGCCGACGACGCCTGA
- a CDS encoding APC family permease has translation MPSAVQQDPGPARMRRSLGVKDGVAIAASSTAATTSIGIGMGTLAAYTGRQTPALLLLAFVPILGIALSYARLNRTEPNCGSGYTWVGRSIGPWPGFLTGWVVLVGNVIFMAYTGAVTGSVVLQFLNKMGLRSVGGLRLDPSSTGISTAVGLVALVLVTVTAITGVRAATRLQIWLLVFEYAVLLLFCGYALAVGDQPFSMSWLNPFEISSPQALAQGMVLAVFFYWGWDAAFSVNEETRSSTDAARGGLIALVAMLGLFLIGALAFQRVMSTGELIHNGPQALTFLGSALAPEPWASLPLAALMCSAFASLQSSVIPTARGALAMARDRTLGPMWQRVHPRYGSPAVGTLVVMALAALLAVLAVGIPQLNDMILTAVNSIGLTVALYYGLTALACAVRFRDSLRGGAVRALRDVLVPAVSALTLFGLGGYLVWDYATMSDHFEASPDNGWFMLLLPALFIALGLATAAWAKWVRRAPYFHTGRGTDADAISLPMDAETAALPSPSEG, from the coding sequence ATGCCTTCCGCAGTGCAGCAGGACCCCGGACCGGCGCGAATGCGCCGCTCGCTGGGGGTGAAGGACGGGGTGGCGATCGCCGCGTCGAGCACCGCCGCGACCACCAGCATCGGCATCGGTATGGGCACGCTGGCCGCGTACACCGGCCGGCAGACGCCCGCCCTGCTGCTGCTGGCCTTCGTGCCCATCCTCGGCATCGCGCTGTCGTACGCCCGGCTCAACCGCACCGAGCCGAACTGCGGCAGCGGCTACACCTGGGTGGGCCGGTCCATCGGCCCCTGGCCCGGGTTCCTGACCGGGTGGGTGGTGCTGGTCGGCAACGTGATCTTCATGGCGTACACGGGTGCGGTGACCGGCTCCGTCGTCCTCCAGTTCCTCAACAAGATGGGCCTGCGCAGCGTCGGGGGGCTCCGGCTGGATCCGTCCTCGACCGGCATCAGCACCGCCGTCGGCCTGGTCGCGCTGGTGCTCGTCACGGTCACCGCGATCACGGGCGTGCGGGCCGCGACCCGGCTGCAGATCTGGCTGCTGGTCTTCGAGTACGCGGTCCTGCTGCTCTTCTGCGGCTACGCCCTCGCCGTCGGCGACCAGCCGTTCTCGATGTCCTGGCTCAACCCCTTCGAGATCTCCTCACCCCAGGCGCTGGCACAGGGGATGGTGCTGGCGGTCTTCTTCTACTGGGGCTGGGACGCCGCGTTCAGCGTCAACGAGGAGACCCGCAGCTCGACCGACGCCGCCCGCGGCGGACTGATCGCGCTGGTGGCGATGCTGGGACTGTTCCTCATCGGAGCGCTCGCCTTCCAGCGGGTGATGAGCACGGGTGAGCTCATCCACAACGGGCCGCAGGCGCTCACCTTCCTCGGCAGCGCACTGGCGCCGGAGCCCTGGGCCTCCCTGCCGCTGGCCGCCCTGATGTGCTCGGCCTTCGCCTCTCTCCAGTCGAGCGTCATCCCCACCGCCCGCGGCGCGCTGGCGATGGCCCGCGACCGCACGCTGGGTCCGATGTGGCAGCGGGTGCACCCGCGCTACGGCTCCCCCGCCGTGGGCACCCTCGTGGTCATGGCCCTCGCCGCGCTGCTCGCCGTGCTCGCGGTCGGCATCCCCCAGCTCAACGACATGATCCTGACCGCCGTCAACTCGATCGGCCTGACCGTGGCCCTCTACTACGGGCTGACCGCACTCGCCTGCGCCGTGCGCTTCCGCGACAGCCTGCGCGGCGGAGCGGTGCGCGCACTGCGCGATGTGCTCGTCCCGGCGGTGAGCGCGCTGACGCTGTTCGGGCTCGGCGGCTACCTCGTCTGGGACTACGCGACCATGAGCGACCACTTCGAGGCGAGCCCGGACAACGGCTGGTTCATGCTGCTGCTGCCCGCGCTGTTCATCGCGCTGGGGCTGGCCACCGCCGCCTGGGCCAAGTGGGTACGCCGCGCTCCGTACTTCCACACCGGCCGGGGGACGGACGCCGACGCGATCAGCCTCCCGATGGACGCGGAGACCGCCGCGCTCCCCAGCCCGTCGGAGGGCTGA
- a CDS encoding S41 family peptidase: MPSNAEIINNALDHIAAGYIFPRCAAEADRAVRARLAAGEYDALSGAAFCEAVTAHLQEACPDRHLRLLWQDEPRSAEPADEDAGMAAFLALMRAESQGIRRVERLDGNIGYLDVRWIPDAGQGARAIGAAMELVAGTRALLLDLRECRGGLPAGAAMWCSYFFPDDGVHLNDVYERSTDSTRQYWTLPYLPAPRYLDRPVYVLTGATTFSGGEDVAYTLQAHGRAEVIGEVTRGGAHPTAHHPVTEHITVTVPTARTINPLTGTNWEGVGVRPDRTVPAEKALETAHEEAQRRLT, from the coding sequence ATGCCGAGCAACGCAGAGATCATCAACAACGCTCTCGATCACATAGCGGCGGGCTACATCTTTCCCCGGTGTGCCGCGGAGGCCGACCGGGCGGTCCGCGCACGGCTGGCAGCCGGTGAGTACGACGCACTGAGCGGTGCCGCGTTCTGCGAGGCGGTGACGGCGCACCTCCAGGAGGCCTGCCCGGACAGACACCTCCGGCTGTTGTGGCAGGACGAGCCCCGGTCCGCCGAGCCCGCGGACGAGGACGCGGGCATGGCGGCCTTCCTCGCCCTGATGCGAGCCGAGAGCCAGGGCATCCGCCGCGTCGAACGGCTCGACGGCAATATCGGCTACCTGGACGTGCGGTGGATACCCGACGCCGGCCAGGGCGCCCGGGCGATCGGCGCGGCCATGGAGCTGGTCGCGGGCACCCGCGCACTCCTTCTCGACCTGCGGGAGTGCCGGGGCGGCCTGCCCGCGGGCGCGGCCATGTGGTGCAGCTACTTCTTCCCCGACGACGGGGTGCACCTCAACGATGTGTACGAGCGCTCCACCGACTCCACCCGGCAGTACTGGACCCTCCCGTATCTGCCCGCGCCGCGCTATCTCGACCGCCCCGTGTACGTGCTCACCGGCGCCACCACCTTCTCGGGCGGCGAGGACGTGGCGTACACCCTGCAGGCGCACGGGCGCGCCGAGGTGATCGGTGAGGTGACCCGGGGCGGTGCGCACCCCACCGCCCACCATCCGGTCACGGAGCACATCACGGTCACCGTCCCGACGGCCCGGACCATCAACCCCCTCACGGGCACCAACTGGGAAGGTGTCGGGGTGCGGCCGGACCGGACCGTACCGGCCGAGAAGGCACTGGAGACGGCGCACGAGGAGGCACAGCGGCGGCTGACCTAG
- a CDS encoding SCO6745 family protein: protein MELHARSLWLLTEPLHAVCYFDDRCRALGKDLGLKGFWMGYFASRTAPLGAIEPAAATAVLGVFAPGMVARALPAAWSVVGPTHVLDERGSRAAHALRGIDPELERTAAGLLPPLQTIVDEAPAIARPLFAANRELCDHADPVERLWQLATTVREFRGDAHLAVLADEGLDGCEALVLAVASGRVPRDTMRQDRGWSEEDWAAAADRLRARDLVDAQGDATDYGRGERERIEAATDRLAARLLRPLPEATTEGMLHALEPLVRRLLAAEVLPFPNPIGLPHLDEEPAPRGGNPR from the coding sequence ATGGAGCTGCACGCGCGATCGCTCTGGCTGCTGACCGAGCCGCTGCACGCGGTCTGCTACTTCGACGACAGGTGCCGTGCCCTGGGCAAGGACCTCGGTCTCAAGGGCTTCTGGATGGGGTATTTCGCCTCGCGCACGGCGCCTTTGGGGGCGATCGAGCCCGCGGCGGCCACGGCCGTACTCGGGGTGTTCGCCCCGGGAATGGTGGCCCGTGCGCTGCCCGCGGCCTGGAGCGTCGTCGGCCCGACGCATGTCCTCGACGAGCGCGGCAGCCGCGCGGCCCACGCACTGCGCGGGATCGACCCCGAGCTGGAACGCACGGCAGCCGGACTGCTGCCCCCGCTCCAGACGATCGTCGACGAGGCGCCGGCCATCGCCCGTCCGCTCTTCGCCGCCAACCGAGAGCTGTGCGACCACGCCGACCCCGTCGAGCGCCTGTGGCAACTGGCCACGACCGTGCGGGAGTTCCGGGGCGACGCACATCTCGCCGTGCTCGCCGACGAGGGGCTCGACGGCTGCGAGGCCCTGGTCCTCGCCGTCGCGTCGGGCCGCGTCCCCCGGGACACCATGCGGCAGGACCGCGGCTGGAGCGAGGAGGACTGGGCCGCCGCGGCGGACCGGCTGCGCGCCCGCGACCTCGTGGACGCCCAGGGCGACGCGACCGACTACGGCCGGGGGGAACGGGAGCGCATCGAGGCGGCGACCGACCGGCTGGCCGCACGCCTGCTGCGCCCGCTGCCCGAGGCGACGACCGAGGGGATGCTGCATGCGCTCGAACCCCTGGTCCGCCGACTCCTGGCCGCGGAGGTGCTGCCCTTCCCCAACCCGATCGGTCTGCCGCACCTCGACGAGGAGCCCGCGCCGCGCGGCGGCAACCCCCGCTAA
- a CDS encoding PP2C family protein-serine/threonine phosphatase — protein sequence MPFARRTELRGRRELSQVLVLIPIGLIVAVCVIDVLAPPDIHLGPLLVAAPAITAAFAGPRLTAAIGALAVAAQVFIGLARQVLFTTNLQAQIAALVVVSGLVVLFTVVRDRNARRLTQSRSVAAVAQQVLLRPLPARSGALEIASFYLAAEEEAEMGGDLFAAARTTSSTRLIIGDVRGKGLPAYGHAALLLGAFRAAAHRQATLPRLAIHLDGAVRWDSSQWYDVPGAETGTKAAVGPHPGPNPGPDADSLPVPPVAGPDPVADSDETFATAVLLDIPDRWSVLRLINCGHPPPLLLRDGRAVPLYGERTALPIGLGGLAGAPDYEVETFPFAPGDLLLLHTDGVSEARDDKGTFYPLVERAGAWSEGTPQQVLRQLRADLLAHTNGRLGDDAAAVAVRRLPARPPLREGTG from the coding sequence ATGCCCTTTGCACGGCGGACGGAGCTGCGCGGACGACGGGAACTGAGCCAGGTCCTGGTGCTCATCCCGATCGGGCTCATCGTGGCGGTCTGTGTGATCGACGTTCTCGCGCCGCCCGACATCCATCTGGGCCCGCTCCTCGTCGCGGCCCCCGCGATCACCGCGGCCTTCGCCGGGCCCCGCCTGACCGCGGCGATCGGTGCGCTGGCGGTCGCCGCCCAGGTGTTCATCGGCCTCGCGCGCCAGGTGCTGTTCACCACGAATCTGCAGGCCCAGATCGCCGCGCTGGTGGTCGTCTCCGGGCTGGTCGTGCTCTTCACCGTCGTACGGGACCGCAACGCGCGCCGGCTCACCCAGAGCCGCTCGGTGGCCGCGGTCGCCCAGCAGGTGCTGCTCCGGCCGCTGCCCGCGCGCAGCGGCGCCCTGGAGATCGCCTCCTTCTATCTGGCGGCCGAGGAGGAGGCGGAAATGGGCGGCGATCTGTTCGCGGCGGCGCGCACCACCAGCAGCACCCGGCTGATCATCGGCGATGTCCGCGGCAAAGGGCTGCCCGCCTACGGCCACGCCGCCCTCCTCCTCGGCGCCTTCCGGGCGGCTGCCCACCGTCAGGCCACCCTGCCCCGACTGGCCATCCACCTCGACGGAGCCGTCCGCTGGGACAGTAGCCAGTGGTACGACGTGCCGGGCGCCGAGACCGGGACGAAGGCGGCGGTCGGCCCCCACCCCGGCCCGAACCCTGGCCCGGATGCCGACTCCCTTCCGGTCCCTCCGGTTGCCGGCCCCGACCCCGTCGCCGACAGCGACGAGACCTTCGCGACCGCCGTGCTGCTGGACATCCCCGACCGCTGGTCCGTGCTGCGCCTCATCAACTGCGGTCATCCGCCCCCGCTGCTGCTGCGCGACGGGCGGGCCGTCCCCCTGTACGGCGAGCGCACCGCGCTGCCGATCGGCCTCGGCGGCCTGGCCGGCGCCCCGGACTACGAGGTCGAGACGTTCCCCTTCGCCCCGGGAGATCTGCTGCTGCTCCACACGGACGGGGTGAGCGAGGCCCGCGACGACAAGGGCACCTTCTACCCCCTCGTCGAGCGCGCCGGAGCCTGGAGCGAGGGCACCCCGCAGCAGGTTCTGCGCCAACTGCGTGCGGACCTGCTGGCGCACACGAACGGCAGGCTCGGCGACGACGCCGCCGCGGTCGCGGTGCGCCGCCTGCCCGCCCGGCCGCCGCTCCGCGAGGGAACGGGCTAG